A section of the Agromyces aurantiacus genome encodes:
- a CDS encoding sugar-binding transcriptional regulator: protein MDETDELLSIRAAELYYEENKTQDEIGQALRLTRWKVGRLLAQAKQRGFIRIEILHPRARRLPIERRLREERGLDDAIVVSSAGVTGADELQARTAQAAADYLTALRPVPRTLGVSWGRTLFEISQHLRNGWATGVNVVQINGGVSLNRRPGTAAATAVAIAQKGGGSATLLPSPAILEHLATKQAIESDRVVAGVIDMARSADAYLFSAGPADHTSVHIESGYLTDADVDLLVQKGAVGDVVGRYIDSDGNIVDPALDARTVGLTLDDLRAGSLRIAVISGRAKHAVADAVVRSGLCSVLVTDEATALHLLDG from the coding sequence ATGGACGAGACCGACGAGCTCCTCTCGATCCGCGCCGCAGAGCTCTACTACGAAGAGAACAAGACGCAGGACGAGATCGGCCAGGCCCTCCGGCTCACCCGGTGGAAGGTCGGGAGGCTCCTCGCGCAGGCCAAGCAGCGCGGCTTCATCCGCATCGAGATCCTGCACCCGCGCGCGCGCCGACTGCCCATCGAACGACGCCTGCGCGAGGAGCGCGGGCTCGACGACGCCATCGTGGTCTCCTCAGCGGGGGTGACCGGTGCCGACGAGCTCCAGGCGCGCACCGCGCAGGCCGCGGCCGACTACCTCACCGCACTGCGCCCGGTGCCGCGCACGCTCGGCGTCAGCTGGGGTCGCACCCTGTTCGAGATCTCCCAGCACCTGCGCAACGGCTGGGCCACGGGCGTGAACGTCGTGCAGATCAACGGCGGCGTGAGCCTCAACCGCCGTCCCGGCACCGCGGCGGCCACCGCCGTCGCGATCGCGCAGAAGGGCGGCGGCAGCGCGACGCTGCTGCCGAGCCCCGCCATCCTCGAGCACCTCGCGACCAAGCAGGCGATCGAGTCCGACCGCGTGGTCGCGGGCGTCATCGACATGGCCCGCTCGGCCGACGCCTACCTTTTCAGTGCCGGCCCGGCCGACCACACCTCGGTGCACATCGAGAGCGGCTACCTCACCGACGCCGATGTCGACCTGCTGGTGCAGAAGGGCGCCGTCGGCGACGTGGTCGGCCGGTACATCGACTCCGACGGCAACATCGTCGACCCCGCGCTCGACGCGCGCACCGTCGGGCTCACGCTCGACGACCTGCGGGCCGGGTCGCTTCGGATCGCCGTGATCTCCGGCCGCGCCAAGCACGCCGTGGCCGACGCCGTCGTGCGCTCGGGCCTCTGCTCGGTCCTGGTCACCGACGAAGCCACCGCACTCCACCTCCTCGACGGCTGA
- the deoC gene encoding deoxyribose-phosphate aldolase, which translates to MSGTSLVTARERTLAVLGGEPDDATLRRYLHGIAGVDAVGLEQRAAALGTRSIKTTSKQWALDRIISLIDLTTLEGADTPGKVRSLVAKAMNPDPTDASTPRVAAVCVYGDMVPYAIDALGAMHGDPDDGRISVAAVATAFPSGRSSLEIKLADTAEAVANGADEIDMVIDRGAFLAGRYGLVFDQIAAVKEACRRPDGTSASLKVILETGELVTYDNVRRASWLSILAGGDFIKTSTGKVQPAATLPVTLLMLEVVRDWHRMTGQRIGVKPAGGIRASKDAIKYLVTVAETVGEEWLVPHLFRFGASSLLNDVLLQRQKLATGHYSGPDYVTID; encoded by the coding sequence ATGTCAGGCACCTCCCTCGTCACCGCGCGCGAGCGCACGCTCGCCGTGCTGGGCGGCGAGCCCGACGACGCCACGCTCCGGCGATACCTCCACGGCATCGCGGGCGTCGACGCCGTCGGCCTCGAACAGCGCGCCGCCGCGCTCGGCACGCGCTCCATCAAGACCACGTCCAAGCAGTGGGCGCTCGACCGCATCATCTCGCTCATCGACCTCACGACCCTCGAGGGTGCCGACACCCCCGGCAAGGTCCGCTCGCTCGTGGCCAAGGCCATGAACCCCGATCCGACGGATGCCTCGACGCCGCGCGTCGCGGCCGTCTGCGTCTACGGCGACATGGTGCCGTACGCGATCGACGCGCTGGGCGCGATGCACGGCGACCCCGACGACGGCCGCATCTCGGTCGCCGCCGTCGCGACCGCGTTCCCCTCGGGCCGCTCGTCGCTCGAGATCAAGCTCGCCGACACCGCCGAGGCGGTTGCGAACGGCGCCGACGAGATCGACATGGTCATCGACCGGGGCGCGTTCCTCGCCGGACGCTACGGCCTCGTCTTCGACCAGATCGCCGCCGTGAAGGAGGCGTGCCGGCGCCCCGATGGCACGAGCGCGTCGCTCAAGGTGATCCTCGAGACCGGCGAGCTGGTCACCTACGACAACGTCCGCCGCGCGTCGTGGCTCTCGATCCTCGCGGGCGGCGACTTCATCAAGACCTCCACGGGCAAGGTGCAGCCGGCCGCGACCCTGCCGGTCACGCTGCTGATGCTCGAGGTCGTGCGCGACTGGCACCGCATGACCGGCCAGCGCATCGGCGTGAAGCCCGCGGGCGGCATCCGCGCGTCGAAGGACGCGATCAAGTACCTCGTCACCGTCGCCGAGACCGTCGGCGAGGAGTGGCTCGTGCCGCACCTGTTCCGCTTCGGGGCGTCGAGCCTGCTCAACGACGTGCTCCTGCAGCGCCAGAAGCTGGCGACCGGCCACTACTCCGGCCCCGACTACGTGACGATCGACTGA
- a CDS encoding aldehyde dehydrogenase family protein, which translates to MSFLEYAPAPESRAILSLRDSYGLFIDGAFVDGRGTAFQTSSPATEERIATIAAANAADVDDAVAAARRAYDRVWSRMSGRDRGKYLFRIARLIQERARELAVAESLDNGKPIKESRDVDVPLVAAWFFYYAGWADKLDYAGLGANPRALGVAAQVIPWNFPLLMLAWKIAPALAAGNTVVLKPAETTPLTALIFAEIVQQADLPPGVVNIITGAGDTGAALVAHEGVDKVAFTGSTAVGRAIAKQVAGTRKKVTLELGGKAANIVFDDAPIDQAIEGIVNGIFFNQGHVCCAGSRLLVQESIHDEVVERLKSRLSTLRLGDPLDKNTDIGAINSAEQLERINELAEAGVDEGAERWSAPCEIPENGFWYAPTIFTNVQTSHRVAREEIFGPVLSVLTFRTPQEAIAKANNTPYGLSAGIWTDKGSRILAVADQLRAGVVWANTFNRFDPASPFGGYKESGYGREGGRHGLGAYLAPASVTPGRRTAPAVEASAAASLEETPSRRTRRTAKPAKKGAAK; encoded by the coding sequence ATGAGCTTCCTCGAGTACGCACCCGCGCCCGAGTCACGGGCCATCCTGTCGCTGCGCGACAGCTACGGCCTGTTCATCGACGGCGCGTTCGTCGACGGCCGCGGCACCGCCTTCCAGACCTCCTCGCCCGCGACGGAGGAGCGGATCGCGACGATCGCCGCGGCGAACGCCGCCGACGTCGACGACGCCGTCGCCGCCGCCCGGCGCGCCTACGACCGCGTCTGGTCCCGGATGTCGGGCCGCGACCGCGGCAAGTACCTCTTCCGCATCGCGCGGCTCATCCAGGAGCGCGCCCGCGAGCTCGCCGTGGCCGAGTCGCTCGACAACGGCAAGCCGATCAAGGAGTCGCGCGACGTCGACGTGCCGCTCGTGGCCGCGTGGTTCTTCTACTACGCCGGCTGGGCCGACAAGCTCGACTACGCCGGACTCGGCGCGAATCCCCGTGCCCTCGGCGTGGCCGCGCAGGTCATCCCGTGGAACTTCCCGCTGCTCATGCTCGCCTGGAAGATCGCGCCCGCGCTCGCGGCGGGCAACACCGTGGTGCTGAAGCCGGCCGAGACCACGCCGCTCACGGCGCTCATCTTCGCCGAGATCGTGCAACAGGCCGACCTCCCGCCCGGCGTCGTGAACATCATCACGGGCGCGGGCGACACCGGTGCGGCGCTCGTCGCGCACGAGGGCGTCGACAAGGTGGCCTTCACCGGATCGACCGCGGTCGGGCGCGCGATCGCCAAGCAGGTCGCCGGCACCCGCAAGAAGGTCACGCTCGAGCTCGGCGGCAAGGCCGCGAACATCGTCTTCGACGACGCGCCGATCGACCAGGCCATCGAGGGCATCGTCAACGGGATCTTCTTCAACCAGGGTCACGTGTGCTGCGCGGGCTCGCGCCTGCTCGTGCAGGAGTCGATCCACGACGAGGTCGTCGAGCGGCTGAAGAGCCGGCTGTCGACCCTGCGCCTCGGCGACCCGCTCGACAAGAACACCGACATCGGCGCGATCAACTCGGCCGAGCAGCTCGAGCGCATCAACGAGCTCGCGGAGGCGGGCGTCGACGAGGGCGCCGAGCGCTGGAGCGCGCCGTGCGAGATCCCCGAGAACGGCTTCTGGTACGCCCCGACGATCTTCACCAACGTGCAGACCTCGCACCGCGTGGCGCGCGAGGAGATCTTCGGCCCGGTGCTCTCGGTGCTCACGTTCCGCACGCCGCAGGAGGCGATCGCCAAGGCGAACAACACGCCGTACGGCCTGTCGGCCGGCATCTGGACCGACAAGGGGAGCCGGATCCTCGCGGTCGCCGACCAGCTGCGCGCGGGCGTGGTGTGGGCGAACACGTTCAACCGGTTCGACCCGGCCAGCCCGTTCGGCGGCTACAAGGAGTCGGGTTACGGCCGAGAGGGCGGCCGCCACGGACTCGGGGCCTACCTCGCGCCCGCGTCGGTGACGCCTGGCCGGCGCACCGCCCCCGCGGTCGAGGCGTCGGCCGCGGCCTCCCTCGAGGAGACGCCGTCGCGCCGAACCCGTCGAACCGCCAAGCCCGCGAAGAAGGGAGCCGCGAAGTGA
- a CDS encoding aldehyde dehydrogenase family protein, with translation MSRLAVPKTYKLFIGGAFPRSESGRTYEVRTADGAFLANAAKASRKDARDAVVAARGAVASWAGATAYNRGQVLYRIAELLEGRRAQFVAEIEDAEGVSRAQATAQVDEAIDRWVWYAGWTDKFAQVAGNANAVAGPYFNISVPEPTGVVAIVAPQDSSLLGLVSAVAPALVAGNAVVVVASERFPLSAISLAEVLATSDVPKGVVNVLTGSPAEIAPWLAAHADVNALDLVGAGDLDWIDLEIAAADTLKRVLRPETGSDAAAPTPDRIAAFTETKTVWHTKSLR, from the coding sequence GTGAGCCGCCTCGCCGTGCCGAAGACGTACAAGCTGTTCATCGGCGGCGCGTTCCCGCGCAGCGAGTCGGGGCGCACCTACGAGGTGCGCACGGCCGACGGCGCGTTCCTCGCCAACGCCGCGAAGGCCTCCCGCAAGGATGCCCGCGACGCGGTCGTCGCCGCGCGCGGCGCCGTCGCCTCGTGGGCGGGCGCGACGGCCTACAACCGCGGACAGGTGCTCTACCGCATCGCCGAGCTGCTCGAGGGTCGTCGTGCCCAGTTCGTCGCCGAGATCGAGGATGCCGAGGGTGTGAGCCGCGCGCAGGCGACCGCGCAGGTCGACGAGGCCATCGACCGCTGGGTCTGGTACGCGGGGTGGACCGACAAGTTCGCGCAGGTCGCGGGCAACGCCAACGCCGTCGCGGGCCCCTACTTCAACATCTCGGTGCCCGAGCCCACGGGCGTCGTCGCGATCGTCGCGCCGCAGGACTCCTCGCTCCTCGGCCTCGTCTCGGCGGTCGCGCCCGCGCTCGTCGCGGGCAACGCGGTCGTCGTGGTCGCGAGCGAGCGGTTCCCGCTCTCGGCGATCAGCCTCGCCGAGGTCCTCGCGACGAGCGACGTCCCGAAGGGCGTCGTCAACGTGCTGACCGGCTCGCCGGCCGAGATCGCGCCGTGGCTCGCCGCCCACGCCGACGTCAACGCGCTCGACCTCGTCGGCGCGGGCGACCTCGACTGGATCGACCTCGAGATCGCGGCCGCCGACACGCTCAAGCGCGTGCTGCGGCCCGAGACGGGCTCCGATGCCGCGGCGCCGACGCCCGATCGCATCGCCGCGTTCACCGAGACCAAGACGGTCTGGCACACCAAGAGCCTGCGCTGA
- a CDS encoding SDR family oxidoreductase, producing MRILVTGATGYIGGRLVPRLIDAGHDVRVIVRRPERLRDVPWAADVEVVEGDLTDAAAVDRATSEIDVVYYLVHSMGGRGSFEDVEERIARNVASAAKSNGVHRIVYLGGLHPEGGTLSRHLRSRVRVGEILLASGVPTIVLQAGVIIGSGSTSFEMIRHLTEVLPYMPAPRWVMNFIQPIAVRDVLHYLIAAAEVAPEVNRAFDIGGPDVLRYGQLMNGYAVEAGLRQRPIAALPVLTPRLAGQWVNLVTPIPRRLAVPIIESLQFDCVVHDHDIDAVIPPPAEGLVGYRRSVRLALEKERLGEVETSWRNAEVAGAPSDPLPSDPDWSGHTVYVDRRERGSSAPVERLWAVIEGVGGENGWYSFPLAWAVRGWIDKLFGGVGLRRGRRDPDTLHPGDAVDFWRVEAIERPRFLRLRAEMRVPGRAWLEMSAEPDGTGSTYRQRAVFFPKGLAGRLYWWAVFPFHGVVFAGMANRITAEAEASAKKGNETVTTLLE from the coding sequence ATGCGCATCCTGGTGACCGGCGCGACGGGCTACATCGGCGGCCGGCTCGTTCCCCGCCTCATCGACGCCGGACACGACGTGCGCGTCATCGTCCGGCGTCCGGAGCGGTTGCGCGACGTGCCGTGGGCGGCCGACGTCGAGGTCGTCGAGGGCGACCTGACGGACGCGGCCGCCGTCGACCGCGCGACCAGCGAGATCGACGTGGTCTACTACCTCGTGCACTCCATGGGCGGGCGCGGCTCGTTCGAGGACGTCGAGGAGCGCATCGCGCGCAACGTGGCCTCCGCGGCGAAGTCGAACGGCGTGCACCGGATCGTCTACCTCGGCGGGCTCCACCCCGAGGGCGGCACGCTCTCGCGCCACCTCCGGTCGCGGGTGCGCGTCGGAGAGATCCTGCTCGCCTCCGGCGTGCCCACGATCGTGCTCCAGGCGGGCGTGATCATCGGCTCCGGCTCGACCTCCTTCGAGATGATCCGGCACCTCACCGAGGTGCTCCCGTACATGCCGGCGCCGCGGTGGGTCATGAACTTCATCCAGCCCATCGCGGTGCGCGACGTGCTGCACTACCTCATCGCCGCGGCCGAGGTCGCGCCCGAGGTGAACCGCGCCTTCGACATCGGCGGCCCCGACGTGCTGCGCTACGGCCAGCTCATGAACGGCTACGCCGTCGAGGCCGGGCTCCGGCAGCGGCCGATCGCGGCGCTGCCCGTGCTCACCCCGCGACTCGCGGGGCAGTGGGTGAACCTCGTGACGCCGATCCCGCGGCGGCTCGCGGTCCCGATCATCGAGTCGCTCCAGTTCGACTGCGTCGTGCACGACCACGACATCGACGCGGTGATCCCGCCGCCGGCCGAGGGGCTCGTGGGCTACCGGCGCTCGGTGCGCCTCGCGCTCGAGAAGGAGCGGCTCGGCGAGGTCGAGACCAGCTGGCGCAACGCCGAGGTCGCGGGAGCGCCGAGCGATCCGCTGCCGAGCGACCCGGACTGGTCGGGCCACACCGTGTACGTCGACCGGCGCGAGCGCGGCTCCTCCGCTCCCGTCGAGAGACTGTGGGCGGTGATCGAGGGCGTCGGCGGTGAGAACGGCTGGTACTCGTTCCCGCTGGCCTGGGCCGTCCGCGGATGGATCGACAAGCTGTTCGGCGGGGTCGGGCTCCGCCGCGGTCGCCGCGACCCCGACACGCTGCATCCGGGCGACGCGGTGGACTTCTGGCGCGTCGAGGCGATCGAGCGGCCCCGCTTCCTGCGGCTGCGGGCCGAGATGCGGGTGCCGGGTCGCGCGTGGCTGGAGATGTCGGCCGAGCCGGACGGCACGGGCTCGACGTACCGGCAGCGGGCCGTGTTCTTCCCCAAGGGCCTGGCCGGGCGCCTGTACTGGTGGGCGGTGTTCCCGTTCCACGGCGTCGTGTTCGCGGGCATGGCCAATCGCATCACCGCGGAGGCCGAGGCATCCGCGAAAAAAGGTAACGAAACGGTAACGACGTTGCTAGAGTGA
- a CDS encoding glycerophosphodiester phosphodiesterase — protein sequence MRIALAGAGIAAVASLLWTVSTPADVYAIDVFGALRKPGEAAAIIGHRGDRSLAPENTMPALELAMDELAYVETDVRLTRDGVPVLFHDTGLDRVAGREGRIEDLDLADVRRLDVGSWFSEDWAGERVPTLDEFLAALAERDGARALVELKAAWSPDEVRRVVDLVERHGLRGRVVLQSFSVETLQSAQRVAPTMPRIMLIRELPADPVPLAEHLGVIGFGTTAASVTAAPDAVDRAHASGVAVLCYTLNTQDTWEQVSALGVDGIITDQPSDLDAWIATTAPGT from the coding sequence GTGCGCATCGCGCTGGCCGGCGCGGGCATCGCGGCCGTCGCGTCGCTGCTCTGGACGGTCTCGACTCCGGCCGACGTGTACGCGATCGACGTGTTCGGCGCGCTCCGGAAGCCGGGGGAGGCCGCCGCGATCATCGGCCACCGCGGCGATCGCTCCCTCGCGCCCGAGAACACCATGCCCGCGCTCGAGCTCGCGATGGACGAGCTCGCGTACGTCGAGACCGACGTGCGCCTCACGCGCGACGGCGTGCCCGTGCTGTTCCACGACACCGGGCTCGATCGTGTCGCCGGTCGGGAGGGACGCATCGAGGACCTCGACCTAGCCGACGTGCGCCGGCTCGACGTCGGCTCCTGGTTCTCCGAGGACTGGGCGGGGGAGCGGGTGCCGACCCTCGACGAGTTCCTGGCCGCGCTCGCCGAGCGCGACGGGGCGCGCGCGCTCGTCGAGCTCAAGGCCGCCTGGTCGCCCGACGAGGTGCGGCGCGTGGTCGACCTCGTGGAGCGCCACGGGCTGCGCGGCCGCGTGGTGCTGCAGAGCTTCAGCGTCGAAACGCTGCAGTCGGCGCAGCGCGTCGCACCCACCATGCCGCGCATCATGCTCATCCGCGAGCTGCCCGCCGATCCGGTGCCGCTCGCCGAGCACCTCGGCGTGATCGGATTCGGCACGACCGCGGCCTCCGTCACGGCCGCTCCCGACGCGGTCGACCGGGCCCACGCGTCGGGCGTGGCGGTGCTCTGCTACACGCTGAACACGCAGGACACGTGGGAGCAGGTCAGCGCGCTCGGGGTGGACGGCATCATCACCGACCAGCCGAGCGACCTCGACGCGTGGATCGCCACGACCGCGCCCGGTACGTGA
- a CDS encoding O-acetyl-ADP-ribose deacetylase gives MPRIELVRGDLTRERVDAIVNAANSSLLGGGGVDGAIHRAGGPEILAACRALRATTLPDGLPTGQAVATTAGRLAARWVIHTVGPVWPGDGPELTRRRALLADAYRNSLALAASIGAASVAAPAVSAGVYGWPADDAAEVALGTSADAAAAPGLVRFVLFSPEMHRTFAAASRRLGIDADVVE, from the coding sequence GTGCCCCGCATCGAGCTCGTGCGGGGCGACCTGACGCGCGAACGCGTCGACGCGATCGTGAACGCGGCGAACTCGTCGCTCCTCGGCGGCGGCGGCGTGGACGGTGCGATCCACCGTGCCGGGGGTCCCGAGATCCTCGCGGCGTGCCGTGCGCTGCGAGCGACGACGCTGCCCGACGGACTGCCCACCGGGCAGGCCGTGGCGACGACGGCGGGCCGGCTCGCCGCCCGATGGGTGATCCACACCGTCGGCCCCGTCTGGCCGGGCGACGGCCCGGAGCTGACACGCCGTCGTGCGCTGCTCGCCGACGCGTACCGGAATTCGCTCGCACTCGCGGCCTCGATCGGCGCGGCGTCCGTCGCGGCGCCGGCCGTGTCGGCGGGCGTCTACGGCTGGCCCGCCGACGACGCGGCCGAGGTCGCGCTCGGCACGTCGGCCGACGCGGCGGCCGCACCTGGGCTCGTGCGCTTCGTGCTCTTCTCGCCGGAGATGCACCGAACCTTCGCCGCGGCCTCCCGGCGCCTCGGCATCGACGCCGACGTGGTCGAGTGA
- a CDS encoding metal-sensitive transcriptional regulator: MIEDIKKRALHRTKIIEGQLRGIEKMIENEDYCVDIITLSLAVQKSLASLNKLLVENHLRTHVSHMYEQGGEQRDEAVAELVRIFELSNNRS, translated from the coding sequence GTGATCGAGGACATCAAGAAGCGCGCCCTGCACCGCACGAAGATCATCGAGGGCCAGCTGCGCGGCATCGAGAAGATGATCGAGAACGAGGACTACTGCGTCGACATCATCACCCTGTCGCTCGCCGTGCAGAAGTCGCTCGCGTCGCTCAACAAGCTCCTCGTCGAGAACCACCTGCGCACGCACGTGTCGCACATGTACGAGCAGGGCGGCGAGCAGCGCGACGAGGCGGTGGCCGAGCTCGTGCGCATCTTCGAGCTGTCGAACAACCGGAGCTGA
- a CDS encoding DUF2207 family protein codes for MPALRRVLRAVVMTASASAVLALTGAPVALAAGVPASSAREVASGVPAVQSVPAGVDDFTFASFDAVYVLGRDAERRSELTTTETLVAVFPEYDQNRGIRRAIPRDYDGHPTDIRITSVTDGTGAPRGYEVERSEDGEFELVTIAADDYVHGEQTYVITYDQRNVTFQPDDVPQQEFYWDVNGTGWAQPFGRVSGEVRLEDDLAATLSGDAACYQGYEGSTTPCEALEFDPATDPVAVARASALGPYQNLTLAIGFVPGTFEPRDERFTSSPAAMTSAIGALAALAVAVGAGVTRAVRWRDHPGRGIIVAEYDPPEDVSLMEAADLVGAASKGITATILAEAVAGRLRVVETGRKKYAVEVAGAAGTPDRDAISIARALFGPVPVIGSRRDLRSRDTTLGTKLMNLRRKVHSRVAREGLRRKPAGGPRVLLALGAIAGAAIAVAFGFIALDDRMGGAWPWLPILGAGAAAFATVGIVADPRPLTERGRTLHDHLEGLREYIRLAEADRIRMLQSPSGAERVPLPGAAPAPTAAAGPDPELVLRVTERLLPYAVLFGHEREWSAELANLYAARGEQPGWYSGRGGFNAVAFSSGVNSFTSASSASWSGSSSSSSSGGSGGGGSSGGGGGGGGGGGV; via the coding sequence ATGCCCGCCCTGCGCCGCGTCCTGCGCGCGGTCGTGATGACCGCCTCCGCCTCCGCCGTGCTCGCCCTCACGGGGGCCCCCGTCGCGCTCGCGGCCGGCGTCCCGGCGTCATCCGCGCGCGAGGTCGCCTCCGGCGTGCCCGCCGTGCAGTCGGTGCCGGCCGGCGTCGACGACTTCACCTTCGCGAGCTTCGACGCGGTGTACGTGCTCGGCCGCGACGCCGAGCGGCGGTCCGAGCTGACGACCACCGAGACCCTCGTCGCCGTGTTCCCCGAGTACGACCAGAACCGCGGCATCCGCCGGGCGATCCCGCGCGACTACGACGGGCACCCGACCGACATCCGCATCACGTCGGTGACCGACGGCACGGGCGCGCCGCGCGGCTACGAGGTCGAGCGCAGCGAGGACGGTGAGTTCGAACTCGTCACGATCGCCGCCGACGACTACGTGCACGGCGAGCAGACCTACGTCATCACCTACGACCAGCGCAACGTCACCTTCCAGCCCGACGACGTGCCGCAGCAGGAGTTCTACTGGGACGTCAACGGCACGGGCTGGGCCCAGCCGTTCGGCCGGGTCAGCGGCGAGGTGCGGCTCGAGGACGACCTCGCCGCCACGCTCTCGGGCGACGCGGCGTGCTACCAGGGGTACGAGGGATCGACGACGCCCTGCGAGGCGCTCGAGTTCGACCCCGCGACCGACCCGGTGGCGGTCGCCCGGGCGAGCGCCCTCGGGCCCTACCAGAACCTCACCCTGGCCATCGGGTTCGTGCCCGGCACGTTCGAGCCGCGCGACGAGCGGTTCACCTCGTCGCCCGCGGCGATGACCTCGGCGATCGGTGCGCTCGCGGCGCTGGCCGTCGCGGTCGGTGCCGGCGTCACGCGGGCGGTGCGGTGGCGCGACCACCCGGGCCGCGGCATCATCGTCGCCGAGTACGACCCGCCCGAGGACGTCTCGCTCATGGAGGCCGCCGACCTCGTCGGAGCGGCCTCGAAGGGCATCACGGCGACCATCCTCGCCGAGGCCGTGGCCGGCCGGCTCCGGGTCGTCGAGACGGGCCGGAAGAAATACGCGGTCGAGGTCGCCGGTGCCGCGGGCACGCCCGACCGCGACGCGATCTCGATCGCGCGGGCGCTCTTCGGTCCGGTCCCGGTCATCGGGTCGCGTCGCGACCTGCGGTCGCGCGACACGACGCTCGGGACCAAGCTCATGAACCTGCGCCGCAAGGTGCACTCGCGCGTGGCGAGGGAAGGGCTGCGGCGCAAGCCCGCCGGCGGGCCGCGCGTGCTGCTCGCGCTCGGCGCGATCGCCGGGGCCGCGATCGCCGTGGCGTTCGGGTTCATCGCGCTCGACGACCGCATGGGCGGCGCGTGGCCGTGGCTGCCGATCCTCGGCGCGGGCGCCGCCGCGTTCGCGACCGTGGGGATCGTCGCGGACCCGCGACCGCTCACCGAACGCGGACGCACGCTCCACGACCACCTCGAGGGCCTGCGCGAGTACATCCGGCTCGCCGAGGCCGACCGCATCAGGATGCTGCAGAGCCCGAGCGGCGCGGAGCGCGTGCCGCTGCCCGGTGCGGCTCCCGCGCCGACCGCCGCGGCGGGTCCCGATCCGGAGCTCGTCCTCAGGGTCACCGAGCGGCTGCTGCCCTACGCCGTGCTCTTCGGCCACGAGCGCGAGTGGAGCGCCGAGCTCGCGAACCTCTACGCCGCGCGCGGCGAGCAGCCGGGCTGGTACTCGGGCCGCGGCGGATTCAACGCGGTCGCGTTCTCGTCGGGCGTGAACTCGTTCACGAGCGCCTCGAGCGCGAGCTGGTCGGGCTCGTCGTCGAGCTCGTCGTCGGGCGGCTCGGGCGGCGGCGGCTCGTCGGGCGGCGGCGGCGGCGGAGGCGGAGGCGGCGGCGTCTGA